A stretch of the Stigmatella aurantiaca genome encodes the following:
- a CDS encoding HmuY family protein: MSSLPELKRSHARWLPALAVLAMSLALVNCGDDPEETPPVSDGRGEPQCAPAPVRCSEESIDGLDLLTTVSAGAIREDGTTAGEFHTYVDARGGGNPPTQSYTYARFTAQGLTAVAVDDQAALASMDWDIAFRRYIIRVNSGVSGPSCTLVAQTPAGTAFEAVTAVDPSWAFTSENYYTDTCESVSHGAGLGPATAMGSFWAYEACLAMTGNVFVVRLADGRHVKLEVTHYYDPEPQQTCNETGSAPAPNGAAQFRIRWAFLP, from the coding sequence ATGTCCTCCCTCCCTGAGTTGAAGCGTTCGCACGCGCGGTGGCTTCCAGCGCTGGCCGTCCTGGCGATGTCCCTGGCGCTGGTGAATTGCGGTGACGACCCGGAGGAGACGCCCCCGGTCAGCGATGGGCGCGGCGAGCCGCAGTGCGCGCCCGCCCCGGTGCGCTGCTCCGAGGAGAGCATTGACGGGCTCGACCTGCTGACCACCGTGTCGGCGGGGGCCATCCGGGAGGACGGCACCACGGCGGGCGAATTCCACACGTATGTGGATGCGCGCGGCGGCGGCAATCCGCCCACGCAGTCCTATACCTATGCCCGCTTCACCGCGCAGGGCCTGACGGCGGTGGCGGTGGATGACCAGGCCGCGCTGGCGTCCATGGACTGGGACATCGCGTTCCGCCGCTACATCATCCGGGTGAACAGCGGGGTGTCCGGCCCCTCCTGCACGCTGGTGGCGCAGACCCCCGCGGGAACGGCCTTCGAGGCGGTGACCGCCGTGGACCCGTCCTGGGCATTCACCTCCGAGAACTACTACACGGACACGTGCGAGTCCGTCTCCCACGGGGCGGGGCTGGGGCCCGCCACGGCGATGGGTAGCTTCTGGGCGTACGAGGCCTGTCTGGCCATGACGGGGAACGTCTTCGTGGTGCGCCTGGCGGACGGCCGTCACGTGAAGCTGGAGGTGACGCACTATTACGATCCGGAGCCACAGCAGACCTGCAACGAGACGGGCTCCGCGCCCGCTCCCAACGGCGCGGCGCAGTTCCGCATCCGGTGGGCCTTCCTGCCGTGA